The Collimonas fungivorans Ter331 genome has a segment encoding these proteins:
- a CDS encoding pilus assembly PilX family protein, whose protein sequence is MEKTKLQQSGIALPMVLIFLVVMMLIGTVAIRNVTLDEKMAANTRNQQAAFQAAERALRYCEAGAQNNSIGGKALSSMLTTSTTSPSVWDNSATWGTSAPATTAKLPAVTLPNGVSWTGGTPPQPQCIIEDVTATIGLGPTQPKRDLTDKVYRITGRGTDVTNNAVVLLQSYLKF, encoded by the coding sequence ATGGAAAAGACAAAACTCCAGCAATCAGGTATTGCACTGCCGATGGTGCTGATTTTCCTGGTCGTCATGATGCTGATTGGCACAGTCGCTATCCGCAATGTGACACTGGATGAAAAGATGGCGGCAAATACACGCAACCAGCAGGCGGCTTTCCAGGCGGCCGAGAGGGCATTGCGGTATTGCGAAGCCGGAGCGCAAAACAATTCTATCGGCGGCAAAGCCTTGAGCAGCATGCTGACGACTTCGACCACCAGTCCAAGCGTATGGGACAACAGTGCAACCTGGGGAACATCGGCGCCGGCGACAACCGCCAAGCTGCCCGCAGTTACCCTGCCTAACGGCGTTTCCTGGACTGGCGGGACTCCTCCGCAGCCGCAATGCATCATCGAAGATGTCACAGCCACGATAGGGCTGGGACCGACGCAGCCCAAGCGCGACTTGACCGACAAGGTATACCGGATAACCGGGCGCGGCACGGATGTCACAAATAATGCAGTGGTGTTACTGCAAAGTTATCTAAAATTCTGA
- a CDS encoding PilW family protein, which yields MMMISQMNTGNLRRSMRGFTLVELLVSVTIGLILMLFLSSLYFNSKSSSRLNDDNARIQEDGRFALNLIGRSLMQAGYGNMLTGNTTDFPPVSAPTLTGLIGCDNGFAMPIAAVPACASAAGTDSAFAVSYTSEPYDATNSPISGAGIDCSGVKAIGATATQGGLITNSFYRDAATSILYCMGNPGGTPQKILSNVDQMKVTYGVDTASKYVPTQTGVNASTAGAVAFNDNNRAGWGTVITATVCLDIHSSNNVISTSAGQTYTNCSGQSVTASDHLLHTTMTQVFTLRNNATPSLIN from the coding sequence ATGATGATGATTTCTCAAATGAATACAGGCAATCTGCGTCGCAGCATGCGGGGTTTTACACTGGTCGAATTGCTGGTGTCGGTGACGATAGGGCTGATCCTTATGTTATTTCTCAGCAGCCTGTATTTCAATAGCAAATCCAGCTCGCGCCTGAATGATGACAACGCGCGCATCCAGGAAGACGGCCGCTTCGCCCTGAATCTGATTGGCCGCAGCTTGATGCAGGCCGGCTACGGCAACATGCTCACGGGCAATACGACGGATTTTCCGCCAGTGAGCGCCCCCACATTGACCGGCTTGATCGGTTGCGACAACGGTTTTGCAATGCCGATTGCAGCGGTACCAGCCTGCGCTAGCGCGGCCGGCACCGATTCGGCGTTTGCTGTCAGCTACACCAGTGAGCCATACGACGCGACCAATAGTCCGATCAGCGGAGCGGGAATCGATTGCAGCGGCGTGAAGGCCATCGGCGCAACGGCCACACAGGGTGGCCTCATTACCAATAGCTTTTACCGCGACGCCGCCACCTCGATCTTGTATTGCATGGGAAATCCTGGCGGCACCCCCCAGAAGATATTAAGTAATGTCGACCAGATGAAAGTTACTTATGGAGTTGATACCGCCAGCAAGTATGTACCCACGCAAACGGGGGTGAATGCGAGCACTGCTGGCGCGGTGGCCTTTAATGACAATAACAGGGCTGGATGGGGCACGGTGATAACGGCCACCGTATGCCTGGATATTCACAGTTCCAACAATGTGATATCGACAAGCGCGGGCCAAACGTACACCAATTGCAGCGGCCAGTCGGTTACTGCATCGGATCATCTGCTGCATACCACCATGACGCAGGTATTTACCTTGCGTAACAACGCTACTCCCAGCCTGATCAACTAA
- the pilV gene encoding type IV pilus modification protein PilV: MAFLNKKISHRSGRQRGVGMIEVLIAITISAFALLGLAGLQVAALRYQKVANFRSLASQYSADIGDRIRANAAGANAGGYTTDKTYPDNSNAAACAVSGACTPAEIAVQDIYNWRLAMSNAMAGGWGTVSGDSTNGFVVTVYFSEPDKTATDSGCDSSVFPSGFSANDKAAMRCFLTVVTP, encoded by the coding sequence ATGGCTTTTCTCAACAAAAAAATATCGCATAGGTCTGGCCGGCAACGCGGGGTCGGCATGATCGAAGTATTAATTGCGATCACGATCTCGGCATTTGCGCTGCTCGGCCTTGCTGGCTTGCAGGTAGCGGCATTGCGCTATCAAAAGGTAGCGAATTTCCGTTCTTTGGCCAGCCAGTACAGCGCCGATATCGGCGACCGGATACGCGCTAATGCTGCAGGCGCCAATGCTGGCGGGTACACGACCGACAAAACATATCCGGACAATTCGAACGCGGCGGCTTGTGCGGTGAGCGGGGCCTGCACACCGGCAGAGATCGCCGTCCAGGATATCTACAACTGGCGCCTGGCCATGAGCAATGCAATGGCGGGTGGCTGGGGCACGGTGTCCGGCGACAGCACCAATGGTTTTGTCGTGACGGTTTATTTCAGCGAACCAGATAAAACAGCCACGGACTCAGGGTGTGACAGTTCAGTGTTCCCCAGCGGGTTCAGCGCTAACGATAAAGCTGCAATGCGCTGCTTTTTGACTGTGGTGACGCCATGA
- a CDS encoding GspH/FimT family pseudopilin, with protein MQRNAETALSFEKNSKYTMPDISKGFTLFELITTIAVVAILAAVGMPAMGNFISQNRLSGNVNEFIAATMLTRSEAIQRAGAVTICRSVGAETGSNVCDTSGSDWKDGWLVYVGTASDTPTTAAGSAHLILARQGAFTSGTSLVPATTATSITYNAMGAPIAAPPASFAFSFNTKFSRLVCFDPSGRTRAIKPGDAC; from the coding sequence GTGCAAAGAAATGCTGAGACTGCCTTATCTTTTGAAAAAAATAGCAAGTACACCATGCCTGATATCAGCAAAGGTTTTACCTTATTCGAATTGATCACCACTATCGCTGTGGTTGCCATCCTGGCTGCGGTGGGAATGCCTGCGATGGGTAATTTCATCAGCCAGAATCGTTTATCCGGCAACGTAAATGAATTCATTGCCGCCACCATGCTGACTCGCTCCGAAGCGATTCAACGCGCTGGCGCAGTAACTATTTGCCGCAGTGTTGGAGCAGAAACCGGATCAAATGTCTGCGACACCAGCGGCAGCGATTGGAAAGATGGCTGGCTGGTGTATGTCGGCACAGCGTCGGATACCCCCACCACTGCAGCAGGGTCAGCCCATCTGATTCTGGCGCGTCAAGGGGCTTTTACCAGCGGCACCAGCCTTGTACCTGCGACAACAGCGACTTCGATCACCTATAACGCCATGGGCGCGCCAATAGCGGCGCCGCCTGCTTCCTTTGCATTTTCATTCAACACCAAATTTTCACGACTGGTCTGTTTTGATCCAAGCGGGCGAACCAGGGCTATCAAGCCTGGCGATGCATGTTAA
- the miaB gene encoding tRNA (N6-isopentenyl adenosine(37)-C2)-methylthiotransferase MiaB — MQKKVFIKTFGCQMNEYDSDKMADVLNASDGLIKTDRPEDADVILLNTCSVREKAQEKVFSDLGRLRELKRNNPDLLIGVGGCVASQEGAAIVKRAPYVDMVFGPQTLHRLPEMISQRRATGHSQVDISFPEIEKFDHMPPAKVEGATAFVSIMEGCSKYCSYCVVPYTRGEEVSRRFEDVLTEVAGLAEQGVKEITLLGQNVNAFRGAMADGEIADFALLIEYIAEIPGIERIRFVTSHPKEFTQRLIDTYAKVPKLVDHLYLPAQHGSDRILSAMKRGYTVLEYKSVIRRLRQVRPNITISSDFIVGFPGETDADFEALMKLITDIGYDNSFSFIFSPRPGTPAANLEDDTPHEVKLKRLQHLQATVEANMAKISAAMVGSVQRILVEGPSKKNPAELQGRTENNRVVNFNAGPNGARLIGELIDVTITETLTYTLRGEIVAAE, encoded by the coding sequence ATGCAAAAGAAAGTATTTATCAAGACCTTCGGGTGCCAGATGAACGAGTACGACTCGGACAAGATGGCCGACGTCCTGAACGCCTCCGACGGCTTGATCAAGACCGATCGCCCGGAGGATGCCGATGTGATCCTGCTGAATACCTGTTCGGTGCGCGAGAAGGCGCAGGAGAAAGTGTTTTCCGACCTCGGCCGCCTGCGCGAACTGAAACGCAACAATCCCGACCTGCTGATCGGCGTCGGCGGCTGCGTGGCTTCGCAGGAAGGCGCGGCGATCGTCAAGCGCGCGCCGTATGTCGACATGGTGTTCGGCCCGCAAACTTTGCACCGCCTGCCGGAGATGATCAGCCAGCGGCGCGCCACCGGCCATTCGCAAGTAGATATCAGCTTTCCTGAAATCGAGAAATTCGACCACATGCCGCCGGCCAAGGTCGAGGGGGCGACCGCATTCGTGTCGATCATGGAAGGCTGCAGCAAATATTGCAGCTACTGCGTGGTGCCCTACACCCGCGGCGAGGAAGTCTCGCGCCGGTTTGAAGACGTGCTGACCGAAGTGGCGGGGCTGGCCGAGCAAGGCGTCAAGGAAATCACTTTGCTGGGGCAAAACGTCAACGCCTTCCGCGGCGCCATGGCGGATGGCGAGATTGCCGATTTCGCGCTGCTGATCGAGTACATCGCCGAGATTCCCGGCATCGAACGGATCCGCTTCGTTACCAGCCATCCCAAGGAATTCACCCAGCGCCTGATCGACACCTACGCCAAGGTGCCGAAGCTGGTTGACCATTTGTACCTGCCGGCGCAGCACGGCTCGGACCGCATCTTGTCAGCGATGAAGCGGGGCTATACCGTGCTGGAATACAAGTCGGTGATCCGCCGCCTGCGCCAGGTGCGTCCCAACATCACGATTTCCAGCGACTTCATCGTCGGCTTCCCGGGCGAGACCGATGCCGATTTCGAGGCGCTGATGAAGCTGATCACCGACATCGGCTACGACAACAGCTTCAGTTTCATTTTCAGCCCGCGTCCCGGCACGCCGGCCGCCAACCTGGAGGACGACACGCCGCATGAAGTCAAGCTGAAGCGGCTGCAGCACTTGCAGGCGACGGTTGAAGCAAACATGGCCAAGATCAGCGCAGCGATGGTCGGCTCTGTGCAGCGCATCCTGGTGGAAGGCCCGTCCAAGAAGAATCCGGCCGAGCTGCAGGGCCGCACCGAGAACAACCGGGTGGTCAATTTCAACGCCGGCCCGAATGGCGCGCGCCTGATCGGCGAGCTGATCGATGTCACGATTACAGAAACATTGACCTATACCTTGCGCGGCGAAATCGTCGCGGCAGAATAG
- a CDS encoding PhoH family protein — MKTKTPTQPHYFIPQPLDNTRLAHLCGPLDENLRQISAALDVSIFRRGDKFVAAGGNAERAVEILDQFYAIANKVISVDEIQLALVEQRAKLGMKPKATKAAKGNGKAASEAGADANADLADAELSETDIESPVLKTRRSDLRGRTPHQSQYIRSILEHDVTLGIGPAGTGKTYLAVACAVDALERDAVKRIVLTRPAVEAGERLGFLPGDLAQKVDPYLRPLYDALYDLLGFDRTQKMFEKQAIEIAPLAYMRGRTLNHAFIILDEAQNTTPEQMKMFLTRIGFGSKAVVTGDVTQIDLQRGQKSGLIDAMNILKDVRGIAFTRFNSSDVVRHPLVARIVDAYESAAQAAPVASTHGVIEAATPQAVKPAKPVQTGITKTARNRK, encoded by the coding sequence TTGAAAACTAAAACCCCTACCCAGCCGCATTACTTCATCCCGCAGCCGCTGGACAATACGCGGCTGGCGCACCTGTGCGGACCGCTGGATGAAAACCTGCGGCAGATTTCCGCGGCGCTGGATGTGTCGATTTTCCGGCGCGGCGACAAGTTCGTCGCCGCCGGCGGCAATGCGGAACGCGCGGTGGAAATCCTCGACCAGTTTTACGCCATCGCCAACAAAGTGATCTCGGTGGATGAAATCCAGCTGGCGCTGGTCGAGCAACGCGCCAAACTGGGCATGAAGCCGAAAGCCACGAAAGCCGCCAAGGGCAACGGCAAGGCCGCCAGCGAAGCTGGCGCCGACGCCAATGCCGACCTGGCGGATGCAGAGCTGAGCGAGACGGATATCGAAAGTCCTGTGCTGAAAACCCGCCGCAGCGACCTGCGCGGCCGCACGCCGCACCAAAGCCAGTACATCCGTTCGATCCTGGAACATGACGTCACGCTGGGCATCGGCCCGGCCGGCACCGGCAAGACCTACCTGGCGGTTGCCTGCGCGGTAGACGCGCTGGAACGCGATGCGGTCAAGCGCATCGTGCTGACGCGGCCGGCGGTCGAGGCCGGCGAGCGGCTGGGTTTCCTGCCTGGGGACCTGGCGCAGAAAGTCGACCCCTACCTGCGTCCCCTGTACGACGCGCTATACGACTTGCTGGGTTTCGACCGCACCCAGAAGATGTTCGAGAAGCAGGCGATCGAGATCGCGCCGCTGGCTTACATGCGCGGCCGCACGCTGAACCATGCTTTCATCATCCTGGACGAGGCGCAAAACACTACGCCGGAACAGATGAAGATGTTCCTGACCCGGATCGGCTTCGGCAGCAAGGCCGTGGTCACCGGCGACGTCACCCAGATCGACTTGCAGCGGGGCCAGAAGAGCGGCCTGATCGATGCCATGAACATCCTGAAAGACGTGCGCGGCATCGCTTTTACCCGTTTCAACAGCAGCGACGTCGTGCGCCATCCCTTGGTGGCGCGCATTGTCGACGCCTATGAATCGGCGGCGCAGGCAGCGCCGGTGGCGTCCACCCATGGCGTCATCGAAGCCGCCACGCCGCAAGCCGTCAAACCCGCCAAACCGGTGCAGACCGGGATTACCAAAACAGCCCGGAATCGTAAGTAA
- the ybeY gene encoding rRNA maturation RNase YbeY, with product MPKKNKLSLSVQYPDPRLQESVPRPQLRRWVQAALLAPAELTIRFVDAEEGRALNRDYRGKDYATNVLTFAYSEDQEENDNGITQADIILCTDVLQREAEEQGKTLVEHAAHLVVHGVLHAQGYDHEDDEEAAEMENLEIEILNSLGWPNPYADR from the coding sequence ATGCCAAAAAAAAATAAACTCTCCCTGTCGGTGCAGTACCCTGATCCGCGCCTGCAAGAAAGCGTGCCGCGCCCGCAGCTGCGGCGCTGGGTGCAAGCCGCGCTGCTGGCGCCGGCCGAACTGACAATCCGTTTTGTCGACGCCGAGGAAGGGCGTGCCCTCAATCGCGACTATCGCGGCAAGGATTACGCCACCAATGTGCTGACCTTCGCTTACTCGGAAGACCAGGAGGAAAACGACAACGGCATTACCCAGGCCGACATCATCCTGTGCACCGACGTCTTGCAGCGCGAAGCAGAAGAACAAGGCAAGACGCTGGTGGAACATGCCGCCCATCTGGTGGTGCACGGCGTCCTGCATGCGCAAGGTTATGACCACGAAGACGATGAAGAAGCGGCGGAAATGGAAAACCTGGAAATCGAGATATTGAACAGCCTGGGCTGGCCTAATCCCTACGCCGACCGATAA
- a CDS encoding cytochrome b/b6 domain-containing protein has product MKTNIAQLPEAIVNQIKPPVVHPIWLRVTHWLNALAVIIMILSGWRIYNASPIFPFRIPSEWTLGGWLGGALQWHFAAMWLLFFNGLVYLLLNTGSGRLWKKFLPLRPTEVVQDFVKALRGKLQHDALDHYNAVQKLAYVSAILDLILLVVSGLAIWKSVQFPVLRELMGGFDNARVVHFCAMAFLVAFIVVHIIMVALVPRTLLAMLRGR; this is encoded by the coding sequence ATGAAAACCAACATTGCTCAGTTGCCGGAGGCTATCGTGAACCAAATCAAGCCGCCTGTCGTTCACCCGATCTGGCTGCGCGTCACCCACTGGCTCAACGCGCTGGCCGTGATCATCATGATCCTGAGCGGCTGGCGCATTTATAACGCCTCGCCGATCTTCCCGTTCCGTATTCCCAGCGAATGGACGCTGGGCGGCTGGCTGGGCGGCGCCTTGCAATGGCATTTTGCGGCGATGTGGCTGCTGTTCTTCAACGGCCTGGTTTACCTGCTGCTGAATACCGGCAGCGGCCGCCTGTGGAAGAAATTCCTGCCGCTGCGCCCGACTGAAGTGGTGCAAGACTTCGTCAAAGCGCTGCGCGGCAAACTGCAGCACGACGCGCTCGACCACTACAACGCAGTCCAGAAACTGGCGTACGTGTCGGCCATCCTGGACTTGATCCTGCTGGTGGTGTCGGGCCTGGCGATCTGGAAGTCGGTGCAGTTCCCGGTGTTGCGCGAACTGATGGGCGGCTTCGACAACGCCCGCGTCGTGCATTTCTGCGCGATGGCTTTCCTGGTCGCATTTATCGTAGTGCACATCATCATGGTGGCGCTGGTGCCACGCACGCTGCTGGCCATGCTGCGCGGCCGTTAA
- a CDS encoding molybdopterin-dependent oxidoreductase has product MFKKNINPALDTESILKDAQRELALPSRRLFAKRALTLGGLSLLTGCNITDEPSVNRMLERISRMNDGVQGWLFDPKRLAPTYTQAEMTRPFPFNAFYAIEEVPEIDGADYRLEVSGLVSDKRSWTLQQLHKLPQNEQITRHICVEGWSAIGRWGGVPFSYFLKQIGADLSAKYIDFQCGDDYHTSIDMPTALHPQTQLTLTYDGQILPPKYGFPMKLRMPTKLGYKNPKHITSIEVTNTYPGGYWEDQGYNWFGGA; this is encoded by the coding sequence ATGTTCAAGAAAAACATTAACCCGGCGCTCGACACCGAATCGATATTGAAAGACGCCCAACGCGAACTGGCGTTGCCCTCGCGCCGCCTGTTCGCAAAACGCGCGCTGACCCTGGGCGGCCTGTCGCTGCTGACCGGCTGCAACATCACCGACGAGCCGTCCGTCAACCGCATGCTGGAACGCATCTCGCGCATGAACGACGGCGTGCAGGGATGGCTGTTCGATCCGAAGCGCCTGGCGCCGACTTATACCCAGGCTGAAATGACCCGGCCCTTTCCCTTCAATGCGTTTTACGCCATCGAGGAAGTACCGGAAATCGACGGCGCCGACTATCGGCTCGAAGTCAGCGGCCTGGTGAGCGACAAACGCTCCTGGACATTGCAGCAGCTGCACAAGCTGCCGCAGAACGAACAGATCACGCGCCATATCTGCGTCGAAGGCTGGAGCGCCATCGGCCGCTGGGGCGGTGTTCCGTTCTCTTATTTTCTGAAGCAGATCGGCGCCGACCTGAGCGCCAAATATATCGACTTCCAATGCGGCGACGATTACCACACCAGCATCGACATGCCGACCGCATTGCATCCGCAGACCCAGCTGACCCTGACTTACGACGGCCAGATCCTGCCGCCGAAATACGGTTTCCCGATGAAACTGCGGATGCCGACCAAGCTCGGCTACAAGAATCCGAAACACATCACTTCAATTGAAGTAACAAACACGTACCCCGGCGGTTACTGGGAAGACCAGGGGTACAACTGGTTCGGCGGTGCTTAG
- a CDS encoding pentapeptide MXKDX repeat protein — MKKSLTTLLVTCLMMTAGGVYAQDAMSKDAMSKDAMSKDAMSKDAMSKDAMSKDAMSKDAMDKPGMAKDAMKKKAHTKKDAMSKDAMGKDAMGKDGMAKDGMSK; from the coding sequence ATGAAAAAAAGCCTCACAACCCTGTTGGTTACCTGCCTGATGATGACAGCCGGCGGCGTCTATGCCCAAGATGCCATGTCGAAGGATGCCATGTCCAAAGACGCCATGTCCAAGGATGCGATGTCCAAGGATGCGATGTCCAAGGACGCCATGTCGAAAGATGCGATGAGCAAAGACGCCATGGACAAACCGGGCATGGCCAAAGATGCAATGAAAAAGAAAGCCCACACCAAAAAAGACGCGATGTCCAAGGATGCAATGGGTAAGGACGCCATGGGCAAGGACGGCATGGCTAAAGACGGAATGAGCAAATAA
- a CDS encoding HlyC/CorC family transporter codes for MPEHPSSVKSFDAKPHRSLFERLTALISPEPENRAELLDVLQDAHERNLIDADALSMIEGVFQVSDLSARDIMIPRSQMDMIDVTKPIEDWMPEVLSTAHSRFPAVDGERDKVIGILLAKDLLRYYAEESFDVRDMLRPAVFIPESKRLNVLLRDFRANRNHMAIVVDEYGGVAGLITIEDVLEQIVGDIEDEYDFDEEEDNILAIRDGDHGGRWRVKALTEIEQFNETLETALVDEDVDTIGGLVANHLGRVPRKGDEFTIDNVRFEVLRADARQVHVLLVEKLSESAQEES; via the coding sequence ATGCCAGAGCACCCTAGTAGCGTCAAATCATTTGACGCTAAACCCCACCGGTCGTTATTCGAACGCCTGACCGCACTGATTTCTCCCGAACCTGAAAACCGCGCCGAACTGCTCGACGTGCTGCAAGACGCACACGAACGCAACCTGATCGACGCCGACGCGCTGTCGATGATCGAAGGCGTGTTCCAGGTCTCCGACCTCTCCGCCCGCGACATCATGATCCCGCGTTCGCAAATGGACATGATCGACGTCACCAAACCGATAGAAGACTGGATGCCGGAAGTCTTGTCGACCGCCCACTCGCGCTTTCCTGCCGTCGACGGCGAGCGCGACAAGGTGATCGGCATCCTGCTGGCGAAAGACCTGCTGCGTTATTACGCCGAAGAGTCGTTCGACGTGCGCGACATGCTGCGCCCCGCCGTCTTCATCCCCGAATCGAAACGCCTCAACGTCTTGCTGCGCGATTTCCGCGCCAACCGCAACCACATGGCTATCGTGGTCGACGAATACGGCGGCGTCGCCGGCCTGATCACGATTGAAGACGTGCTGGAACAGATCGTCGGCGATATCGAGGACGAGTACGATTTCGACGAAGAAGAAGACAATATCCTGGCCATCCGCGACGGCGACCACGGCGGCCGCTGGCGCGTCAAGGCGCTGACCGAGATCGAACAGTTCAACGAAACGCTGGAGACGGCGCTGGTCGACGAAGACGTCGACACCATCGGCGGCCTGGTCGCCAACCACCTGGGGCGCGTGCCGCGCAAGGGCGACGAGTTCACGATCGACAATGTGCGCTTTGAAGTGCTGCGCGCCGACGCGCGCCAAGTGCATGTCTTGCTGGTCGAAAAACTGTCGGAATCGGCTCAGGAAGAATCCTGA